The Aspergillus flavus chromosome 2, complete sequence region CTGATAGGTCTCATGCTTCTTCATCAAAGGGATGAGTTCCTTGGTCGTCCACCCCTTTGCCTGGAAATCGTCATAGTCTGAGGCCGATGCTCTCGTATACATCTGAAACACGTTAGCCCTTCATGAACCGGGATTGGTTGTGTCAAGTAGGTACCATGAAGTTAATCGAGCTGCCTCCTCCGAGGATATTGGCACACGGGACGATAGCCCGACGTCCGTCAAGCCATTCCGATGGACGAGAATAGTAGAAGGAAGCTGTCTTTGAGTCCAGCTTCATGTTCCGGGGGTAGATGCCTGGGCGGTAGACCCTATTATGGTCAGTGCCATCTCCTTTGGTGTAGATGAGGTCACCTCTAGCCTACCATGGGTTGTTCAGGTTGTCTTCACCTGCCTCGATCAGCAATACCTGGAGGTTGTGATCGAGGTTGGCCAGACGGCCTGCTGGGACACACCCAGAGCTCCCACCACcacagatgatgatatcgacCTCGTCTGGGATGGTCATTGTTACAGACGTATCCTGATACTTGGTTCTCTATCGATAAAGTAGAAGATTGAAGTGTCACAAGGATTGTTACGAGGGAGATATACCTCCTGAGGGGAGTTCTAGCTGAGACTTATATGTTCAGCCACGACCCCGCAAGGGCTGATTCGAGTCCATAGGTCGTTATCAACTCTCAGGGCCCCTTCTCTATGCATTGAATCGTCTCTTTCCTCTTATGTATGGTCAATTCCCCGCACGGCAAAAGTACGACGCGTATACAGGCCCAATATTTGGACTATCAGAGGGTGATTACTGGGGCCAAGGGACTTCCAAGCACAAATCAAGCAATGAGGACGGTGAATTAGATTTGGAAGTTATAATATGTCGTCTACTACAATTCCCCGCACACCAAGGCTGTTTGTGCTACCGAGAATGGTTGGATATTTATCCGGACAGATCCTATGTGTAACTAGTGTTGAGGGGTACCCATTGTCTGAGACGAGGCAGAGTTGAGCTTGGGCGATGTGAAAGAGGCCCAGAGATAAATCAGGCAGTGATTCATATTGTATTACTGCAAAGAGCGCTTTCCTACATCCAGATAGTCCCTCCGACAGCAGAAATCGATCGCGGTATAAAGTCCATATGGAGAAACCAGGTCATGGATATTCCGCGAGAGTGATGCAACGAACAAATTAATAGCTCGAGATATCCGACACGATGGATTTGCTAGAAAAGGAATCAGGAAAGTGGCGTCCGATTGTGCAACGATATCGGCCGTGTGGACGTAGACACGAATCAGTTCCACGAAGGATCTCGACCGTGAATGAATAGGAAAGTTTCTCACTAGTGTTGAGCACGAGGCGGCCGAGTGTGGGGAAAGAAACCTTGAAGCTAAAAGGGTCAAAGTGAAGCTAAAGGTCATTACTCTTTCCAGGACTTCCCCGCACAAGATCCTCAGAATGCTGTAGTGGCCGGCGTTTACCACCAGATCCCTTTCAACCGTTGCAAATCCCGAGTGGAGATGATTCACGCTAATGCACTCGATGGTTTTTTCCATCCATTGCTATCCCGGACTCGTTTCTTGGCTTTTGAAGGGAGACCCACACGTCTCTGGACTCGTGAAATTTGATAGCTGGACGCTGTTCCAAATAATTTGCCTGCGAAATTCGGACTTGACAGcgtcaacaaagaaaatggaagacgATGCCACTGAATATAGCAGCCATTCAGATGCAAGGTTATGAGAATCCTATAACAAAAGGAGGGCTGAGTCAAGGAGAATCGGCCATCTGGACATAGGAGTAGCTTGGCTGTGGTAATATGATGTGGCATCTGGGCCCGGCGCTTCCGGGCTCCGCATCAGGAATTGCAGGGAATCCTCAAAGTAGACTAAGAAACGCAACTACCGAGCGTGCTGTTGTGCAAGCTGACGTCGCTGCTCCAAGATTTGCATTCGCACGTTCTCCGAAGCCAACTCAACATCGAGAATCGCACCAACGCCTCTCTTCCATGTTTCTTCCAACCCCGCAAGTTCTCCTTTGCTAGACTCTTGAGCGATCTTCCTTTGCTTGTTCACCGTCTCCGCAGCTTCCTTGGTTTCAGCCAATTCCTTCTCAAGTTCTCGTAAGACATCCTCCAGTTGAGAGTTGCCAATCAGCCACGCGTTTTTGCCATTTTCTTCCAGGAGCGTCAGGTTATCCCGCCTCATGGACAAATGGGAACTGGCCGTGTAGGCCTTCTGCAAGGCTTGGCGCCACTCATCAAGATTGGGGGTCGCATTTGGTCCCGCCTCCGATGACCTGGTTGGCGGCTCAGGAGCCTCATAGCGTGAAAGATCAACTCCACCGGTCAAGGGTAATCCAGCAGCCTTCCGTTCGACCTCCTGTTGCATGAGGGGGGAAAACTGGGGTTCGGGGAATGCGGGGATGGAAGGATGAATCGTCGACAAATAGTCAGCAGGAAGCTCTGAGGCGATGAGCTTCTGGGCATTAGCTCGAGCATGGGCGGAAGGTTCCGCATCGATATCTAGGGAAGAGTTGATTAttagaagagaaggagagagtTCGCTAGTAGGGACGAGACCTACAAGGGAGAGAGTCATGGGACTCATTGATGAGGGGCATGTTGGACTAGCTGAATAGGGAAGGTAGGCGATCTGAATGAATTGCCGTTGAAACTCAAACTGGACTGAGTAGCTCTTTGCTGAAGTGTAATGGCTGCATGTATagatgaggttgaggttgatGCCAACCTTCATCTTTTTCTGCCTGGCGGTGAACCAACAGCTCCCTCTCACGGATGACTAATCGGTGCCCTAACACCGGCTTGATGATTTGCCAACTTATAGGGGGTTTAAAGACGACAGAAAGCGGCAATATGAGGGTAATAGCCTGATGGTTTCGTTAGTAAATGGATAGACAAATCAGGAGCTTCGAAATGTTCTGTGATCTACCAGGTTAGAGTTGTATGGTATGATAGACCTTGGACAAGTATCAGCCTAATCTCGCGAATACTTCTGAACTACAAGCTAAGAGGCCGAGAAAGGtctcatttcccctttcACTTACTGAAAATCAATGTTAGTGTACCGAGCATGTATgaaagatattattttttttactggCTGTTCATTCTTCAAAAATGTACACGCGCTTATGCTAGGTGTACATGCGTCGTTTAGCTTGACGAAAACAAATCTTCCACCAACCACAAAGTCCACACTTTGTAATGATCTTTGTCTGGTCTTCAAAGCCAAACTGACTACCATCCGCCTCAATGTCAGATTATGGATGGGATCATCCAAAAAGCAGCAAATTCCTTCACACTAGCTGCAATACTGGACCATCGTCTAATGAGCTCCCAATAGGCGCCCTGCAAGGCTCTAAGCTAACCATCATTGGCTGTTCTAGCCCAGCGACATTCACAGGGGCAAGTTAAGAGAAGCTTGTTTCCTAGATTTCtcttataaataaagtaGTTACATCAGCATATAGAGAAGTTTGTAAGCCAAAAATTAAGACACGCAAGCTTTGATGAAGCTATGTTTTAACATTACTGACATGCAACTCTAATCCAGTTGCTTTAGGAAAGGCAATGGATGAAGATGCGATGTCTACATCCCCGAGTCCGAATAGTTCAAACATATAGTGCTTAGGTTGTTGACACCTTAAAAAAGCCACTTATTCCTTCGAAACCCCCGATGTCGCCTTTGACAGTCTTGAAATCTCCATAATAATGCAGGCGATAGGTGCCGTCCTTGAGAGAGGAGGGATTTCCAACATTATAATAATCATCCTCTATCTGCCACTGGATTGTAACTTCGCTGTGGCCCAGAACGGTATTCGTTCTCTTCCAGGTGTAAACAAGGTTCCAATCTCGGTCAGTCCGAACAACCTCCCAGGTGTCAGTTCCGGGTTTCTGTCGCTCAACCGCCGCGAATGTAGATTCTTGACGTAGGTTGTTCCGAGGGTTAGCTCCAACGAAGGTGGCATTCACAGTGTCACCAGGTCCATATGTGGCATTGTCGACGGACGAAATGACATCACCGAACGTTTTTCCGATGGGGCTACCGTCATACAAGACGCCTGGAATAAACGATAGAGACTTATCCGTGTTGATAGGAGGTTTCACTTTCGAGTCTAGTGCTGGCAGGCTGGAGCTGTCACCGAGATATGGAAGATATGTGAGTGTGAGGTTGATATATGCCGCGAGGGTGTTGGGACCGTAGAGAGTCGAGGCACCCTCATAGCGTTGTACATGGTATTCTTCCTCGGTCGCCACGTAATGAGCGTAACTATTCGACGGAGCACCCAATACCACCAAGGGATTTGCCACGGAAAGCACGTCTTTCGCGGACTTTGCGATGGCTTCTTTCCAGCGCCGTCCAGACATGGTCGTGGCCTCACTGGttgagatgatgataaaAAGCTGACCAACCCTCAAAACCTGAATATCAACAATATTCGGAGTCCATGCATACGGCTGTGTTACGGCCCCCACATCTAAAAGGACCTCTTTCGGCGCTTGGCACGCTTTCTGCTCCTTGGAGGGTTGGTGAATGAAGGCACGAGCAGCATACCATAATGGATTTTTCTCTGCTGGTCCACTGCTGTTTTGTGTAAAATCAAACATGCCCGGCCCATCAGTAGTACCAGCGGCAAACGAGAAGCCGAGAGCTGCCGAGCATGTCTTCAGAATGCTTGCATTAAAGGGCGAGATGAAGGTGTAATCGGAGAGATCCTGGTATATATGGAAGGCGTTGACATCAGAGCTCTTGAGAATCCGAGTGGGATTAGAGTCCAACTGAGTGTAGAGTTTCCTGGCAGCCTCATATTGAAGCTTCCCGATTTCGAAACAGCTTTTGGCACCATTGTCCTTTTCACGGAAGAAGGGCCCACGGCCACGACAGTTTTCCATTGTACCACCACATGTACTGTCTTCGTATCGGCACTTCTGCCCAGAGCCATCTTCACACCATGCCCCTAAGACGTTCGGGCTCGTGTCTCCGACATTTGATTGGGAGAAGCCCGCAACGAAATCATCAGCGAACTTTTGGTCGGCCGTGACACTTCTTTCAAAAAGCCATGCTGCAACTCCTTTGTTGTCACCTGTCACCAATGTATTGTTGTTGTACATGGAAGTGCCATGCACTGGAAAGAATGTCAGAACGGCCGTCGTTTTATTATCCGTTGCTCTGTCGAACCTCAGAAGTGTCATGGTCTTGTCCACACTGTCTGAGTATCgcgctttctcttcttccggatTGTGATCGTAACTATACGGGCTTCTGTTGATGTTGGCATTTTCAAGGTCTATGGAGCCAAAGCTCAGGCGTCCAGGAGCAATACTTTGATGGGCTCGTTTGATGGAAAGCAGGACGCCATCAACGATCGCCTGGTAGCTCTGCTTGTCGAATCCCTTATTCGGAATCTGAGGGAGAAGATAATTCATCCAGGCACCCGGCCCTGAGTGGGAGTGGGTTCCTGTAAAGGCTACGTTGTGCTCGCCGTAGTCTGCAAATTCACTGCCAAGGCTAGCCAGGCCTTCGAGAACGCCATGTCGTACAGCAGTGTCACCTGTCAGCGAGTCTATAATTAGATAGATGAAGGTATCCTTTGGGCGGTTGGGATTCGCGACTATGAAAGCACGAGAGTAGATCCTCTGTCGTAGGCCAGTCCCAATCTGGTCCAAGCTGGCGTAGCCTCCAAATCCGATCTCGACAACAGGCCTGGTTCAAAGTCGTTAACGAAATAGTTGAGGTATTACCATGGACAAGACAATGGATCAATGGATCAAAGGGATGGGCGGGATATTAAAGGAAAAAGATTACCCGGTAATGTCCGCTCTGCCAGCTCCTAGTAGGAAAACGCTATCATCGGACGCGAATTCAGTGTTTCTGTCGGCCCATTTATACCTGCTATCGACAACGGGCGGTTGATTGGAATCCGATACAACGGaaaacagcaacaacaggaaTAGTGCTGCTATAAAGGTCCCAGAAACTACGACACCCAGCCTCGCATTCGCCATATTGAATAGGTTATGGTTGAAATCAAAGACAAAAGGTTACGACATTAGAAAGCGTGCGCAACTGAAGGGGATATCGGACCTTTTTATCCGAATATCCCTGTGAATCGCTTCAAGCCGAGGCGAATCGATCACTCTGCATGCGCATGACCGAGTATAGGAATAAGACAAGCGATCACAAATCAAATTTCAGTTGCGATGCCCCGGAAGGAAGGGGATGAAATAGTACGATTGGTGTAGAGTTGAAGGAAGGGTGACATCGTCTGTCCGTAGTTTGGATGATGACTTGCCGGCCCTAAACTGAATTGGGCAcgtcctcttcatccccCGCTCTCTTGAACCCTAAGGATGGAGTAGTTGACAAGGCACAAGGTAACAGCGCATGACAAAAGCAATGATGAGCATTGTGATAGACCATTCCATAGGGCGGGGATGTAGCCACCTCTAACCCTTCCGAGACTAGTTCTCGTTTAGTGACTCCATACCAGTCAAAGGGTCCATCCGTTCTCTGCCGATCCTCCAAAGGTCAATTGAGTAAGTGGGCCAAGACGGCACCCCCAGAGCTTGTTCCTGGGAAATGGCTGCATAGAAGAGTGAAAGCCCTTTTGGTGAAAGATATCCTccccctttttcttcattttcctttcttttgtttttgctttttccctcgtctttcctttttacgCTTTCATTTTCCGACACTCATCACAAAATACTTTGCTGATAAATAGTCTGAATGAGACCGGCAATGATTCCCTGACATAACTTTATTGGAATCACTCCTTACGCCTACTCCAAAAAGCAAGTACCCCGAATAGAacagaaagggaaggaaagaaagaaaagatgtaTCCCTGTACAAGCTATCCGGACATAGGTGCGATTTATATGATGAGTAATGGAGGGTTTTACGACCATGAGCATGTTGACTAAAATGGTAGTTTTAGGTAGAATTATCTATCACACTATATTATTTGCATGCTATTCAGGCAATAAGAATATTGAATCTACCTTGCATGTTGTCAATTATCTACCATCTATCCATTCTAGCAAGGTCCCAAAAATCCTCCGCAACCTACTTACACACCGAGCAATGTACGAGAAATAGCTCAGAGTGGACTTTCTAGAGACTCTATTATACGATCGTCATATATCTCCACCCCTCAATATGACAGCGAGAACTTAGCTGGAACTAATCCAATTAGAACCTGAGAAGATATATTGTTTTTCAGTAGTTGCCTGGGTGTGGGGTAAGAAGTCCACTTGACAGTTGGGAAAATCTCCGCGACTAATTACATGAGTTATATGGGGCTTATTCTAGCGGCTGTCATTATTGGGGTATGGCATGATTTGGATATACATTTAGCCTTTGACTTGAGCTTACTCACTGGAGAGTacgttgaagttgatatctGTATATCTTCATGATAGTTGATCTGGTCATCCAACGTACACATGAACAGACATAACATACAAATCACATACCAACCCAACACAGCAATTCATAATAATTAGTTCTAAACCCGACAAAGTCTCCTATTCTCCGTCGGCAACCTATCATCTGTAACAACCCTCCGCTTCTCACTCCCAACAGCAGTAGCAGCCCAGAACACAACCCCCGAATCTACCTCCCCCTTCAACTTCAAAACCCACCCATAATGCTCCCCATAAAAAGTCTGCTGGACATCCGGTTCCATGCGATCACTCTCTCACAGATACGACCCAGCGTCGGGACTAACATCGCGCCAGCGCTGCATGTGCCCGTAGGTGAAATTGTGCTGAGCAGCAGCGATCTACTGTGCCGTCGCGTCGGGACTCCAGTTCACGCTGGAGAGAGCGTGCATGACTGTCCGGCGCCAGGCGGGATTGACTGCGTTGTCTGGATTGCTGCCTCGAGGTGCCatgttgaagacgatgagggtTAGGCCTGCTTCAGAGGAGGTTTTGATGGCGTCGAAGCCAGGATTATGAGATTGTCGGGACCAATCGCCACTGCAGTAGTTCTGTGTCTTCCAAGCAAAGTCCTGGTCAATGGGGAATCACTGGATTTCAGACCAACCATTGTTGCAAGGAATCTCAAATTGTCATGAAGGGGCTACCACTAAACATGTGGAGCCGCGTCTTGGACAGGATCTAGTGAGTGGGTATGGCATCAAAACCCGGCCAACCATAAATATCATTTAGACGTCAGAATATAACACTAACATTGTTTAGTTTCAAGAGCCCGTGGCTTACGGGCCGGATGATAGCGGCATTAATTTAGAATCTCTCAATTGCTCACAAATTAGACCCACCAAGTCATATCACGGCCGAGTTCTCATTGATCGGACACTTTAGCATTGCTGGCTAGAGTCTGGGCAGATGCGTGCACCCACCAAGGAAGTTGGTCGCGTTTCCAGGGCCTTCCGAGGAGGGCGACTAGCACAAACATCCATGGTTTGGCCATAATGGTGGGATTCAGGATTCTTTCTTAGTCGTTGTGATGTGCCGAAGTGATTGTTCAAGCCGGTCTAGTCTTCTGCAGAGAGAAGTGAGATCGAGGGTCATGGTAACTGTACGCCCACAGGCCAGGGAACATTCAAGATGTCGCGCTTGTCATTATTCTTGTCTATCCTATTCTGAGTACGCTGACAGTGGGACTCCGATGCTGGTCGCGGCTCCTCGGTCGGCACTTGGGCTGGGGTAGGCTCTCATTTATCCTAAAATGCGAGATAGAGCTATGTCTAACTATGTTTACAAATGATGGTCTCATTGTGGTAGCCTGGGTAAATCAATCTTTTGTTCACCTGCTCCGTTAGCTATTCTAACGCTTACCAGGTTCTCGCAATTGGCCAGACCTACACCGTATGGATGTGTATGTATAACACTTCAGGGCTCTCTGGTCGATGAATTACTTACTAGATCTTGTTATCGGCTCAGATACCAAATTAACGTATCAGGGATATCACTCAAGTGATGTGCCTCCCTTGTCGACAACAGAGAAAGTTACCGGACAGAAGAAGACGCATCGTCCGCTGGAGCCTTTATGCCCTTTCCGCTGTGAACATGTGCCTGCAAATCTCCAGCTTCCTGTCGGATCTTTTTCAGTGCAGTCCGCTAGCCTGCGATATGTCTTCGATTACCCAACTATGGATTCGGCAGCGCAGAAAGCTGCTGGGGCCGATGCAAACGGCATCAAAGACGGAAAGGTGGCTCAAGGTGGCCATTGTATCAATCAAAAAGCTTTTTTTCTAGGTTCAGCGGCCTTCACAATTGTCACAGAAATCTGGCTGTTGTGCATTCCCGCAATCATTATCTGGCGACTTCGGATGCCTAGGCAGTTCTGGTGATTGAGTGAGCGCTATTCTACCTCCCAGCAGGGGGGCAGCAGGTGGAGAGAACGATCGACTGCGGCTGAGGGCGCGAGATTGAGGGATCTATACGCTTTGCGAGATAATTTAAAGCATCATAAAGGGCCCAGTGACAGTCAGGAAGTAATCATGCATTTCGATGGCCGCTCAGATGTGCCCGAGTGCACTGCTGGTTCATCAAAAGTGCAACATcaataaatgaaaaagagTCAACATTTTTCACTCCCCTTCGAGAACATGAGGTTAAAGAAATACCAAGAATCTATAGTTCTACACATATGCGGCCGCTTAGGCATGATACACTGTAGACCAACCGAGTAGTTGTTGCGAGACTCGGCGCTAATAATGCCATTAGTGCAAGCATTGTCAACCTGATGCGTGATCCTCACCGAAAGATTCAACCTCAATCATACAGCGAGGAACAACTCACTTGTCCGAAGACCCATTTTCTCCGGCCTATTTTGAAAAGGACTGGTACTGGGCCTCTTCGTTTCAGAAAATGGTGCTTTGAAGCGTCAGCGCCAATCAACACCGCCGCTCAACACTCGGCGCTTTGGTGAAGAAGTGTTGCTTTGTCGCGCGCCAATTCATCCAGTAAAGCACCAACCATCTCAAATCATGCAGCCCAGTTTGAGACAGGCTGGATCTAAGGAGCTTCATTGTGTTTCTGTTGCCTTGGATCCGTAGTGTCAACGACATTTGCCGGCCATGCATTGTTTAAAAGTccgtcctcttccttgtGTGATC contains the following coding sequences:
- a CDS encoding breast carcinoma amplified sequence 2-domain-containing protein gives rise to the protein MKVGINLNLIYTCSHYTSAKSYSVQFEFQRQFIQIAYLPYSASPTCPSSMSPMTLSLVGLVPTSELSPSLLIINSSLDIDAEPSAHARANAQKLIASELPADYLSTIHPSIPAFPEPQFSPLMQQEVERKAAGLPLTGGVDLSRYEAPEPPTRSSEAGPNATPNLDEWRQALQKAYTASSHLSMRRDNLTLLEENGKNAWLIGNSQLEDVLRELEKELAETKEAAETVNKQRKIAQESSKGELAGLEETWKRGVGAILDVELASENVRMQILEQRRQLAQQHAR
- a CDS encoding putative neutral/alkaline nonlysosomal ceramidase (unnamed protein product), producing the protein MANARLGVVVSGTFIAALFLLLLFSVVSDSNQPPVVDSRYKWADRNTEFASDDSVFLLGAGRADITGPVVEIGFGGYASLDQIGTGLRQRIYSRAFIVANPNRPKDTFIYLIIDSLTGDTAVRHGVLEGLASLGSEFADYGEHNVAFTGTHSHSGPGAWMNYLLPQIPNKGFDKQSYQAIVDGVLLSIKRAHQSIAPGRLSFGSIDLENANINRSPYSYDHNPEEEKARYSDSVDKTMTLLRFDRATDNKTTAVLTFFPVHGTSMYNNNTLVTGDNKGVAAWLFERSVTADQKFADDFVAGFSQSNVGDTSPNVLGAWCEDGSGQKCRYEDSTCGGTMENCRGRGPFFREKDNGAKSCFEIGKLQYEAARKLYTQLDSNPTRILKSSDVNAFHIYQDLSDYTFISPFNASILKTCSAALGFSFAAGTTDGPGMFDFTQNSSGPAEKNPLWYAARAFIHQPSKEQKACQAPKEVLLDVGAVTQPYAWTPNIVDIQVLRVGQLFIIISTSEATTMSGRRWKEAIAKSAKDVLSVANPLVVLGAPSNSYAHYVATEEEYHVQRYEGASTLYGPNTLAAYINLTLTYLPYLGDSSSLPALDSKVKPPINTDKSLSFIPGVLYDGSPIGKTFGDVISSVDNATYGPGDTVNATFVGANPRNNLRQESTFAAVERQKPGTDTWEVVRTDRDWNLVYTWKRTNTVLGHSEVTIQWQIEDDYYNVGNPSSLKDGTYRLHYYGDFKTVKGDIGGFEGISGFFKVSTT